A window of Apium graveolens cultivar Ventura chromosome 8, ASM990537v1, whole genome shotgun sequence contains these coding sequences:
- the LOC141678178 gene encoding serine/threonine-protein kinase VIK isoform X3: MIMPLADAEGAKKHQMIELLKSYGGLSYGQNGSHFEPKPVAPPLPNKCDWEVEPTELDFSTAIIIGKGSFGEILKAFWRGTPVAVKRILPSLSEDRLVIQDFRHEVNLLVKLRHPNVVQFLGAVTERKPLMLITEYLRGGDLHQHLKEKGALSPAAAVSFALDIARGMAYLHNEPNVIIHRDLKPRNVLLVNSSAEHLKVGDFGLSKLIRVQHSHDVYKMTGETGSYRYMAPEVFKHRKYDKKVDVFSFAMILYEMLEGEPPLAGYEPYEAAKYVAEGHRPTFKAKGYSPELKDLTENCWAADMNKRPSFIEIIKRLERIKDMIPSDHHWSLFS, from the exons ATGATTATG CCTTTAGCGGATGCAGAGGGAGCTAAAAAGCATCAGATGATTGAGTTATTGAAGTCTTACGGCGGTCTGTCTTAT GGTCAAAATGGTAGCCATTTTGAACCGAAGCCTGTTGCACCTCCTCTGCCAAATAAATGTGACTGGGAAGTTGAACCAACTGAGCTGGACTTTTCAACTGCGATCATTATCGGAAAG GGGTCCTTTGGTGAGATTCTGAAAGCATTTTGGCGTGGAACACCTGTTGCTGTCAAGAGAATTCTTCCGAGTCTATCAGAGGATAGATTGGTGAT TCAGGACTTCAGGCACGAGGTGAATTTGCTCGTTAAGCTTCGCCACCCTAATGTAGTTCAATTTCTTGGAGCAGTTACAGAAAGGAAACCATTGATGTTAATTACTGAATACTTACGAGGG GGCGATCTTCATCAACATCTAAAGGAGAAGGGTGCACTTAGTCCAGCAGCAGCAGTTAGCTTTGCATTAGATATTGCTAG AGGTATGGCTTATCTTCATAATGAGCCTAATGTCATAATTCACAGAGACTTAAAGCCAAG AAATGTCCTTCTGGTGAACTCCAGTGCGGAGCATCTGAAAGTTGGGGACTTTGGACTAAGCAAGCTTATAAGGGTTCAACATTCTCACGACGTCTACAAAATGACTGGCGAGACTGGAAGTT ATCGGTACATGGCCCCTGAAGTCTTTAAGCACCGTAAATATGATAAGAAGGTTGATGTTTTTTCATTTGCAATGATACTGTATGAG ATGTTGGAAGGCGAACCACCCTTAGCTGGCTATGAACCTTATGAAGCAGCCAAATATGTAGCAGAAGGACACAGACCTACGTTTAAGGCCAAAGGTTACAGTCCTGAGCTAAAAGA TCTGACGGAGAACTGCTGGGCAGCTGATATGAACAAAAGACCATCTTTTATAGAGATTATAAAGAGGCTAGAAAGAATTAAAGACATGATCCCTTCAGATCATCACTGGAGCTTATTTTCATAA
- the LOC141678178 gene encoding serine/threonine-protein kinase VIK isoform X2 — protein MNVEAFFLVFFLILILGQQCNEYEFGNPLADAEGAKKHQMIELLKSYGGLSYGQNGSHFEPKPVAPPLPNKCDWEVEPTELDFSTAIIIGKGSFGEILKAFWRGTPVAVKRILPSLSEDRLVIQDFRHEVNLLVKLRHPNVVQFLGAVTERKPLMLITEYLRGGDLHQHLKEKGALSPAAAVSFALDIARGMAYLHNEPNVIIHRDLKPRNVLLVNSSAEHLKVGDFGLSKLIRVQHSHDVYKMTGETGSYRYMAPEVFKHRKYDKKVDVFSFAMILYEMLEGEPPLAGYEPYEAAKYVAEGHRPTFKAKGYSPELKDLTENCWAADMNKRPSFIEIIKRLERIKDMIPSDHHWSLFS, from the exons ATGAACGTTGAAGCTTTTTTCTTGGTTTTCTTTTTGATCTTGATTTTGGGTCAACAATGCAATGAGTATGAGTTTGGAAAT CCTTTAGCGGATGCAGAGGGAGCTAAAAAGCATCAGATGATTGAGTTATTGAAGTCTTACGGCGGTCTGTCTTAT GGTCAAAATGGTAGCCATTTTGAACCGAAGCCTGTTGCACCTCCTCTGCCAAATAAATGTGACTGGGAAGTTGAACCAACTGAGCTGGACTTTTCAACTGCGATCATTATCGGAAAG GGGTCCTTTGGTGAGATTCTGAAAGCATTTTGGCGTGGAACACCTGTTGCTGTCAAGAGAATTCTTCCGAGTCTATCAGAGGATAGATTGGTGAT TCAGGACTTCAGGCACGAGGTGAATTTGCTCGTTAAGCTTCGCCACCCTAATGTAGTTCAATTTCTTGGAGCAGTTACAGAAAGGAAACCATTGATGTTAATTACTGAATACTTACGAGGG GGCGATCTTCATCAACATCTAAAGGAGAAGGGTGCACTTAGTCCAGCAGCAGCAGTTAGCTTTGCATTAGATATTGCTAG AGGTATGGCTTATCTTCATAATGAGCCTAATGTCATAATTCACAGAGACTTAAAGCCAAG AAATGTCCTTCTGGTGAACTCCAGTGCGGAGCATCTGAAAGTTGGGGACTTTGGACTAAGCAAGCTTATAAGGGTTCAACATTCTCACGACGTCTACAAAATGACTGGCGAGACTGGAAGTT ATCGGTACATGGCCCCTGAAGTCTTTAAGCACCGTAAATATGATAAGAAGGTTGATGTTTTTTCATTTGCAATGATACTGTATGAG ATGTTGGAAGGCGAACCACCCTTAGCTGGCTATGAACCTTATGAAGCAGCCAAATATGTAGCAGAAGGACACAGACCTACGTTTAAGGCCAAAGGTTACAGTCCTGAGCTAAAAGA TCTGACGGAGAACTGCTGGGCAGCTGATATGAACAAAAGACCATCTTTTATAGAGATTATAAAGAGGCTAGAAAGAATTAAAGACATGATCCCTTCAGATCATCACTGGAGCTTATTTTCATAA
- the LOC141678178 gene encoding serine/threonine-protein kinase VIK isoform X4, which translates to MIELLKSYGGLSYGQNGSHFEPKPVAPPLPNKCDWEVEPTELDFSTAIIIGKGSFGEILKAFWRGTPVAVKRILPSLSEDRLVIQDFRHEVNLLVKLRHPNVVQFLGAVTERKPLMLITEYLRGGDLHQHLKEKGALSPAAAVSFALDIARGMAYLHNEPNVIIHRDLKPRNVLLVNSSAEHLKVGDFGLSKLIRVQHSHDVYKMTGETGSYRYMAPEVFKHRKYDKKVDVFSFAMILYEMLEGEPPLAGYEPYEAAKYVAEGHRPTFKAKGYSPELKDLTENCWAADMNKRPSFIEIIKRLERIKDMIPSDHHWSLFS; encoded by the exons ATGATTGAGTTATTGAAGTCTTACGGCGGTCTGTCTTAT GGTCAAAATGGTAGCCATTTTGAACCGAAGCCTGTTGCACCTCCTCTGCCAAATAAATGTGACTGGGAAGTTGAACCAACTGAGCTGGACTTTTCAACTGCGATCATTATCGGAAAG GGGTCCTTTGGTGAGATTCTGAAAGCATTTTGGCGTGGAACACCTGTTGCTGTCAAGAGAATTCTTCCGAGTCTATCAGAGGATAGATTGGTGAT TCAGGACTTCAGGCACGAGGTGAATTTGCTCGTTAAGCTTCGCCACCCTAATGTAGTTCAATTTCTTGGAGCAGTTACAGAAAGGAAACCATTGATGTTAATTACTGAATACTTACGAGGG GGCGATCTTCATCAACATCTAAAGGAGAAGGGTGCACTTAGTCCAGCAGCAGCAGTTAGCTTTGCATTAGATATTGCTAG AGGTATGGCTTATCTTCATAATGAGCCTAATGTCATAATTCACAGAGACTTAAAGCCAAG AAATGTCCTTCTGGTGAACTCCAGTGCGGAGCATCTGAAAGTTGGGGACTTTGGACTAAGCAAGCTTATAAGGGTTCAACATTCTCACGACGTCTACAAAATGACTGGCGAGACTGGAAGTT ATCGGTACATGGCCCCTGAAGTCTTTAAGCACCGTAAATATGATAAGAAGGTTGATGTTTTTTCATTTGCAATGATACTGTATGAG ATGTTGGAAGGCGAACCACCCTTAGCTGGCTATGAACCTTATGAAGCAGCCAAATATGTAGCAGAAGGACACAGACCTACGTTTAAGGCCAAAGGTTACAGTCCTGAGCTAAAAGA TCTGACGGAGAACTGCTGGGCAGCTGATATGAACAAAAGACCATCTTTTATAGAGATTATAAAGAGGCTAGAAAGAATTAAAGACATGATCCCTTCAGATCATCACTGGAGCTTATTTTCATAA
- the LOC141678178 gene encoding serine/threonine-protein kinase VIK isoform X1 encodes MTGSSSDGNDAAAAAAKKKGKKNVSRTSMILWHAHQNDASAVRKLLQEDRTLVLARDYDHRTPLHVASLHGWIDVAKCLLEFGADVNCQDRWKNTPLADAEGAKKHQMIELLKSYGGLSYGQNGSHFEPKPVAPPLPNKCDWEVEPTELDFSTAIIIGKGSFGEILKAFWRGTPVAVKRILPSLSEDRLVIQDFRHEVNLLVKLRHPNVVQFLGAVTERKPLMLITEYLRGGDLHQHLKEKGALSPAAAVSFALDIARGMAYLHNEPNVIIHRDLKPRNVLLVNSSAEHLKVGDFGLSKLIRVQHSHDVYKMTGETGSYRYMAPEVFKHRKYDKKVDVFSFAMILYEMLEGEPPLAGYEPYEAAKYVAEGHRPTFKAKGYSPELKDLTENCWAADMNKRPSFIEIIKRLERIKDMIPSDHHWSLFS; translated from the exons ATGACTGGAAGCTCAAGCGATGGAAACGATGCAGCAGCAGCTGCAGCAAAGAAGAAAGGCAAAAAGAATGTGAGCCGAACGTCGATGATATTATGGCACGCTCATCAAAATGATGCATCAGCTGTGAGAAAGCTGTTGCAGGAAGACCGGACTCTTGTTCTGGCCAGAGATTACGATCATCGTACTCCACTGCATGTAGCTTCTCTTCACGGTTGGATTGATGTTGCTAAATGTTTACTTGAGTTTGGTGCAGATGTTAATTGTCAGGATCGCTGGAAAAACAcc CCTTTAGCGGATGCAGAGGGAGCTAAAAAGCATCAGATGATTGAGTTATTGAAGTCTTACGGCGGTCTGTCTTAT GGTCAAAATGGTAGCCATTTTGAACCGAAGCCTGTTGCACCTCCTCTGCCAAATAAATGTGACTGGGAAGTTGAACCAACTGAGCTGGACTTTTCAACTGCGATCATTATCGGAAAG GGGTCCTTTGGTGAGATTCTGAAAGCATTTTGGCGTGGAACACCTGTTGCTGTCAAGAGAATTCTTCCGAGTCTATCAGAGGATAGATTGGTGAT TCAGGACTTCAGGCACGAGGTGAATTTGCTCGTTAAGCTTCGCCACCCTAATGTAGTTCAATTTCTTGGAGCAGTTACAGAAAGGAAACCATTGATGTTAATTACTGAATACTTACGAGGG GGCGATCTTCATCAACATCTAAAGGAGAAGGGTGCACTTAGTCCAGCAGCAGCAGTTAGCTTTGCATTAGATATTGCTAG AGGTATGGCTTATCTTCATAATGAGCCTAATGTCATAATTCACAGAGACTTAAAGCCAAG AAATGTCCTTCTGGTGAACTCCAGTGCGGAGCATCTGAAAGTTGGGGACTTTGGACTAAGCAAGCTTATAAGGGTTCAACATTCTCACGACGTCTACAAAATGACTGGCGAGACTGGAAGTT ATCGGTACATGGCCCCTGAAGTCTTTAAGCACCGTAAATATGATAAGAAGGTTGATGTTTTTTCATTTGCAATGATACTGTATGAG ATGTTGGAAGGCGAACCACCCTTAGCTGGCTATGAACCTTATGAAGCAGCCAAATATGTAGCAGAAGGACACAGACCTACGTTTAAGGCCAAAGGTTACAGTCCTGAGCTAAAAGA TCTGACGGAGAACTGCTGGGCAGCTGATATGAACAAAAGACCATCTTTTATAGAGATTATAAAGAGGCTAGAAAGAATTAAAGACATGATCCCTTCAGATCATCACTGGAGCTTATTTTCATAA
- the LOC141676510 gene encoding transmembrane emp24 domain-containing protein p24delta7-like yields the protein MKMVHKSCMVVFIILGACITISKALRFDLESGHTKCISEDIRVNSMTVGKYSIVNPNDNHPLPDSHKLIVRVSSEHGRSYHSADNVKSGQFSFLAMEAGDYFACFLAVDHKPATAMTVNFEWKSGIEAKDWTNVAKKGSIDAMELEVKKLLETVTSVHEEMFYLREREEEMQKLNTATNSSMSWLSLLSLLICLCVSGLQLWHLKSFFEKKKII from the exons ATGAAGATGGTACACAAAAGCTGCATGGTTGTGTTTATAATTCTGGGGGCTTGTATAACAATATCAAAAGCACTGAGATTTGATCTGGAATCAGGTCACACGAAATGTATATCTGAAGATATAAGAGTGAATTCCATGACTGTTGGCAAGTACTCAATCGTCAATCCCAATGATAATCATCCTCTTCCTGATTCTCATAAACTCATTGTCAGg GTATCATCTGAACATGGGAGAAGCTATCACTCTGCAGATAATGTGAAGTCGGGGCAATTTAGTTTTCTGGCAATGGAGGCTGGTGACTATTTTGCTTGCTTTTTGGCTGTTGATCATAAGCCTGCTACTGCAATGACGGTTAATTTTGAATGGAAGTCTGGTATTGAAGCTAAGGATTGGACTAATGTTGCTAAGAAAGGCTCGATCGAT GCCATGGAATTGGAGGTGAAAAAACTCTTAGAAACTGTAACATCTGTCCATGAAGAAATGTTTTATCTTCGTGAAAG GGAAGAAGAGATGCAGAAGCTTAATACAGCAACCAACTCCAGTATGAGTTGGCTGAGTTTGCTTTCACTTCTGATTTGCTTATGTGTCTCGGGTCTGCAGCTGTGGCATCTAAAGTCTTTTTTCGAGAAGAAAAAGATAATTTAA